Within the Bacillota bacterium genome, the region AGATATAATTATTGACTGAACCATTGGCACTGGTGTTTGTTGGGATTGTGGTGGGGTTCTTTGGCACGATTGTTGGAGCGGGGGGAGGGTTCTTGGTTATTCCTTACCTGCTACTAGTCTGCGGGATGTCTCCCCAACTGGCCATTGGCACATCGCTGACCATGGTTTTTTTAAACGCGGTATCTGGAACAGTGGCCTTTATTCAACAGAAACGGGTTGATTTAGAAACGGGAATTAAGTTCGCTCTGGCGACTGTACCGGGAGCAATTGTGGGCTCGTATATTACCGTATATTTTACCAGCCAGTTGTTCAGTATCCTTTTCGGTTTACTGCTGATTGTTCTGGCGGGCTCACTTTTTTTCCGCTCAATAAAACAGAGGACAAAACAGGATAGCCAAAATCAAGCAAAAACCGCGATTGAACTAGTACCGGGAAAGTTTGAGAAGATCAGAATATTTACCCAGAACAGCGGAGAGGTGGTTGCCTATTCCTTTAACGAAGCCTTGGGGATTGTGATTAGCTTCGCGGTTGGTTTCCTGT harbors:
- a CDS encoding sulfite exporter TauE/SafE family protein — protein: MTEPLALVFVGIVVGFFGTIVGAGGGFLVIPYLLLVCGMSPQLAIGTSLTMVFLNAVSGTVAFIQQKRVDLETGIKFALATVPGAIVGSYITVYFTSQLFSILFGLLLIVLAGSLFFRSIKQRTKQDSQNQAKTAIELVPGKFEKIRIFTQNSGEVVAYSFNEALGIVISFAVGFLSSVFGIGGGIIHVPLMILILNFPPHVATATSFFILTISTLIGFVTHFLLGHVDLSRALWLALGAITGGQLGARVSQRVDGRLIAQMLAIALIFVGIRLMLL